From a single Thamnophis elegans isolate rThaEle1 unplaced genomic scaffold, rThaEle1.pri scaffold_59_arrow_ctg1, whole genome shotgun sequence genomic region:
- the KIFC1 gene encoding LOW QUALITY PROTEIN: kinesin-like protein KIFC1 (The sequence of the model RefSeq protein was modified relative to this genomic sequence to represent the inferred CDS: deleted 1 base in 1 codon) — MDRNVNLSSPPSSPGLFLHFPPGPPAAPAGGTGRRRAPWDLKGQISDLQAKVGGYKERVQGLAGENESLKSQLGELQQELTDATSQKGELGGRASRLASELEILREEARESGQKVSELLEKEERLEGRCRSQAERIGQLEALNRELTEGSREQSIRLKAREEELLLSEESLAGQRQLNEGLRARLEVLEEQLHQGEMERRCLHNALQELKGNIRVFCRVRPLLASERQAQKAASHLRFPADNNKGLVLSRAEESHVGRERKEDINYDFTFDRVFPPSSSQESVFEEISLLVQSALDGYHVCIFAYGQTGSGKTYTMEGPEDQNPETAGMIPRAVQQIFAASREMETKGWKYQFTASFLEIYNESLRDLLVLRPEQNGELEIRRVSQLTEELHVPNLSCVSVSSQEEVLRLLHTARAHRSVARTSLNERSSRSHSLFQLRLEGTNAKRGLHTSSVLSLVDLAGSERLDKSLSMGERLKETQAINTSLSTLGLVITALSNKEAHIPYRNSKLTYLLQNSLGGSSKMLMFVNISPLEENLGESLNSLRFARKVNECVIGTASSNRK; from the exons atggacagaaaCGTCAATCT ctcctcccccccttcctcaccAGGGCTTTTCCTCCACTTCCCCCCAGGACCCCCAGCCGCCCCTGCGGGGGGAACGGGGCGAAGGCGAGCCCCCTGGGACCTGAAGGGGCAGATCAGCGACCTCCAGGCCAAGGTGGGAGGCTACAAGGAGAGGGTCCAGGGCCTGGCGGGGGAGAACGAGTCCCTGAAGAGCCAGCTGGGGGAGCTGCAGCAGGAGCTGACGGACGCCACCAGCCAGAAGGGGGAGCTGGGCGGCCGGGccag CCGCCTGGCTTCGGAACTGGAGATCTTGCGAGAGGAGGCCAGGGAGAGCGGCCAGAAAGTGTCGGAGCTGCTGGAGAAGGAAGAGCGGCTGGAAGGAAGGTGCCGGAGCCAAGCCGAGAGGATCGGGCAGCTGGAGGCCCTCAACCGGGAGCTCACGGAGGGCAGCCGGGAACAGTCCATCCGGCTGAAGGCCAGAGAG GAGGAGCTCCTGCTGTCCGAAGAGAGCCTGGCGGGGCAACGGCAGCTGAACGAGGGGCTGAGGGCCCGGCTGGAGGTGCTGGAGGAGCAGCTGCACCAGGGGGAGATGGAGCGACGCTGCTTGCACAACGCACTGCAGGAGCTGAAG GGGAACATCCGTGTCTTCTGCCGAGTGCGGCCCTTGCTGGCCAGCGAGAGGCAGGCCCAGAAGGCCGCCAGCCACCTGCGCTTCCCGGCTGACAACAACAAGGGCCTTGTGCTCTCCAGGGCAGAGGAG TCCCACGTGGGCCGTGAGCGCAAGGAGGACATCAACTACGACTTCACCTTCGACCGGGTGTTTCCTCCCTCCAGTTCCCAGGAGAGCGTCTTTGAGGAGATCTCCCTGCTTGTTCAG TCAGCCTTGGACGGGTATCATGTCTGCATTTTCGCCTACGGGCAGACGGGCAGCGGGAAGACGTACACCATGGAGGGACCCGAGGACCAGAACCCTGAAACGGCAGGCATGATCCCTCGAGCCGTGCAGCAGATCTTCGCAGCCTCCCGCGAGATGGAGACCAAGGGGTGGAAG tACCAATTCACAGCCAGCTTCCTGGAGATCTACAATGAGTCGCTGCGGGATCTTCTGGTGCTGCGGCCAGAGCAG AACGGGGAGCTGGAGATCCGCCGCGTGAGCCAGCTGACGGAGGAGCTGCACGTCCCCAACCTCTCCTGCGTCTCGGTCTCTTCCCAGGAGGAG GTCCTGAGGCTGCTGCACACGGCCAGGGCCCACCGCTCCGTGGCCAGGACCAGCCTGAACGAGCGCTCCTCCCGCAGCCACAGCCTCTTCCAGCTCCGCCTGGAGGGCACCAATGCCAAGCGGGGGCTCCACACCTCCT CCGTGCTGAGCCTGGTGGACCTGGCGGGCAGCGAGCGGCTGGACAAGTCCCTGTCCATGGGGGAGCGGCTGAAGGAGACGCAGGCCATCAACACCAGCCTCTCCACCCTGGGCCTGGTCATCACCGCCCTCAGCAACAAG GAGGCCCACATCCCCTACCGGAACAGCAAGCTGACCTACCTGCTCCAGAACTCCCTggggggcagctccaaaat gctgaTGTTTGTGAACATCTCCCCCCTGGAGGAGAACTTGGGCGAGTCCCTCAACTCCCTCCGCTTCGCTAGGAAG GTGAACGAGTGCGTCATCGGCACAGCCTCCAGCAACCGGAAGTGA
- the ZBTB22 gene encoding zinc finger and BTB domain-containing protein 22, translating into MAEAAAAVQVSFPEATRALLEALNRQRVEGQLCDLTIRVQGRVFRAHRAVLAACSPYFHDQVLLKDLSAVELPSVMDPAAFELVLGSAYTGRLRMARDDLVNFLTVGSVLQMWHIVDKCTELLKERQRRPDPAQDATADDASSSSAGPGGGGESQSPSSSSYFSPRRDGHEQPRAVGGGGEGLRRAAPRRLRPPAPFARKSAPEPDDEEGGGGGEPGSSEALRPAYLHRPSVVPQRQWAPVKEERGGRGGPEEEEEEEEEEGLVLTCEEDEEPAEPAALSISDVRTLSEAPLPEEQVNFCESSQDVGFPPAPPPAAPRALLPLELQGSPVLLFPAGAAGTSGPPPPSSVVEHGAVQLSGASGEGNKIFLCHCGKAFSHKSMRDRHVNMHLNLRPFDCPVCNKKFKMKHHLTEHMKTHTGLKPYQCQVCAKKFMWRDSFMRHKGHCERRHRLGGGGGGGGAPSGGPALPTKKEASPSRLPGEAEWAVGRSPRSELGFAGSSSSSSSKM; encoded by the coding sequence AtggcggaggcggcggcggcggtgcaGGTGTCCTTCCCGGAGGCGACGCGGGCGCTGCTGGAGGCGCTGAACCGGCAGCGGGTGGAGGGGCAGCTGTGCGACCTGACCATCCGCGTGCAGGGCCGGGTCTTCCGGGCGCACCGGGCGGTGCTGGCCGCCTGCTCGCCCTACTTCCACGACCAGGTGCTGCTGAAGGACCTGAGCGCCGTGGAGCTGCCCAGCGTCATGGACCCGGCCGCCTTCGAGCTGGTGCTGGGCTCGGCCTACACGGGGCGGCTCCGCATGGCCCGCGACGACCTGGTCAACTTCCTGACGGTCGGCAGCGTCCTCCAGATGTGGCACATCGTCGACAAGTGCACGGAGCTGCTCAAGGAGCGCCAGCGCCGCCCCGACCCAGCCCAGGACGCCACCGCCGacgacgcctcctcctcctccgcgggGCCCGGCGGCGGCGGGGAGAGTCAGtcgcccagcagcagcagctactTCAGCCCCCGCCGCGACGGGCACGAGCAGCCCCGCGCGGTGGGAGGCGGCGGCGAGGGGCTCCGCCGGGCCGCCCCCCGGCGCCTCCGCCCGCCCGCCCCCTTCGCCCGCAAGAGCGCGCCCGAGCCGGACGAcgaggagggcggcggcggcggggagcCCGGCAGCAGCGAGGCCCTCCGGCCGGCCTACCTGCATCGGCCCAGCGTCGTCCCGCAGCGGCAGTGGGCGCCGGTGAAGGAGGAGCGGGGCGGGCGGGGCGgcccggaggaggaggaagaggaggaggaggaggaagggctgGTGCTGACTTGCGAGGAAGACGAGGAGCCGGCCGAGCCTGCCGCCCTCAGCATCAGCGACGTCCGGACGCTAAGCGAGGCGCCCCTGCCGGAGGAGCAGGTCAACTTCTGCGAGTCCTCCCAGGACGTGGGCTTCCCCCCGGCGCCTCCCCCCGCTGCGCCTCGGGCCCTCCTGCCCCTGGAGCTGCAGGGGAGCCCGGTGCTGCTCTTCCCGGCGGGGGCCGCGGGGACGTCCGGGCCGCCGCCGCCGTCGTCGGTGGTGGAGCACGGGGCGGTGCAGCTGTCGGGGGCCTCCGGGGAGGGCAACAAGATCTTCCTGTGCCACTGCGGGAAGGCCTTCTCCCACAAGAGCATGCGCGACCGGCACGTCAACATGCACCTCAACCTCCGGCCCTTCGACTGCCCCGTCTGCAACAAGAAGTTCAAGATGAAGCACCACCTGACGGAGCACATGAAGACCCACACGGGGCTGAAGCCCTACCAGTGCCAGGTCTGCGCCAAGAAGTTCATGTGGAGGGACAGCTTCATGCGCCACAAGGGCCACTGCGAGAGGCGCCACCGCctgggcggaggaggaggaggagggggagccccCTCGGGAGGGCCTGCCCTGCCCACCAAGAAGGAGGCCTCACCCTCCCGCCTCCCTGGGGAGGCCGAGTGGGCCGTGGGACGGTCCCCCCGCAGCGAACTGGGCTTtgcaggcagcagcagcagcagcagcagcaagatgTGA
- the DAXX gene encoding death domain-associated protein 6: MVAPPPPPDKRRSDKAANSSPVQEHGGEGGRASASGPAQWARGQAGTRRRGERNRKLKAVAGRSGRPASLDAAAAAVTPPEEEEEAGRRLPSRSPVPALPPLPDNAQRPPGPPTAMSSPPDAASSSSDCIIVLDDDDEEEEDSRPAPPGPSDDARGPPRPRCPRPPPPTTTTSPPLNGSSSGGGPEEKGLRAGNERLFQEFVAFCSKHTEDHPEVIDYLSGRHQKTSPEYLASVEFHNVLSRCLTRVQARRNKVYVYINELCTTFRAHSQRKRAVAPGPAGAQDAPAAPAPQTPSEPAKPCVGNKRQIRYLENLLRVYATEIQRLQEQELDLEELDSQDSAYLQESRLKRRLMHVFKRLCQLKDCNSLTGRVIEQRIPYRGTRYPEVNRRIERLINQPEAFPDFADILKVVQKANDRHNLGLPKRQMEVMARDAFRDVGAQLQERRRLDLVYNFGSHLTDQYRPNTDPALADVELARHLQRNQALGVQRLEEVIAQFAQLQDKSEEQQQQGGRGTQSSRAAEGEPASPKESVSGTAAREDSGTGPKESSKKGAPWEEEEEEEEEEEEEEEEEDSDSESDLEAELAHCLDGGEEEEEEEEEEAAPGKGPPALDAEADQQMEVPEVVLFSEEEEEGLLPSWESQQLLLQMKQEEEEGGEASPAPSPGGQQDSAPRAAKRSQSLENGELNGQQPASKRSRAWGQPPICNSISSTTPSSAREGGCIKVPSSGSEGGEEEEEEWPPPQSPAPMADSTRPDSPGFGLVSSSQGSPRTPAPRRQQRQQRSKQPPEDPLTRTSVATQCDPEEIIVLSDSE; encoded by the exons ATGgtcgcgccgccgccgccgccggacaAGAGGCGCAGCGACAAGGCCGCCAACTCCTCCCCCGTACAGGAAcatggcggggagggggggagggcctCCGCTTCCGGTCCTGCGCAGTGGGCGCGGGGGCAGGCGGGTACTCGGAGGCGAGGCGAGCGGAATCGAAAGTTGAAAGCCGTCGCTGGGAGGAGCGGCCGCCCCGCCAGCCTggacgccgccgccgccgccgtcacccccccggaggaggaggaggaggccggtCGGCGTCTCCCTTCCCGGAGTCCGGTTCCCGCGTTGCCGCCCCTGCCGGACAATGCCCAGCGGCCCCCGGGCCCCCCGACGGCCATGAGCTCCCCGCCCGAcgccgcttcctcctcctccgactGCATCATCGTCCTGGACGACgacgacgaggaggaggaggacagccgCCCGGCCCCGCCCGGCCCCTCCGACGACGCCCGCGGCCCCCCCCGCCCGCGCTGCCCCCGCCCGCCCCCTCCGACGACGACGACGAGCCCCCCGCTGaacggcagcagcagcggcggcggcccCGAGGAGAAGGGGCTCCGCGCAGGGAACGAGCGGCTCTTCCAGGAG TTCGTGGCCTTCTGCTCCAAGCACACTGAGGACCACCCCGAGGTCATCGACTACCTGTCCGGCCGCCACCAGAAGACCAGTCCAGAGTACCTGGCCTCGGTGGAGTTCCACAACGTCCTGAGCCGCTGCCTGACGCGGGTGCAAGCCAGGAGAAACAAAGTCTACGTTTACATTAACGAACTCTGCACCACTTTCCGTGCCCATTCACAGAGGAAAAGGGCTGTGGCCCCCGGCCCCGCAGGCGCCCAGGATGCCCCGGCTGCCCCTGCCCCCCAGACGCCCTCCGAGCCCGCCAAGCCCTGTGTGGGCAACAAGCGGCAGATCCGCTACCTGGAGAACCTGCTGCGGGTTTACGCCACCGAGATCCAACGGCTGCAGGAGCAGGAGCTGGACTTGGAGGAGCTGGATAGCCAGGATTCGGCCTACCTGCAGGAAAGCCGCCTCAAGCGCCGGCTGATGCACGTCTTCAAGCGCCTCTGCCAGCTGAAGGACTGCAACAGCCTGACCGGCCGCGTCATAGAGCAGCGCATCCCCTACCGCGGGACCCGCTATCCAGAGGTCAACCGGCGCATCGAGCGGCTGATCAACCAGCCGGAGGCCTTCCCGGACTTTGCCGACATCCTCAAGGTGGTGCAAAAGGCCAACGACCGTCACAACCTGGGGCTGCCCAAGCGCCAGATGGAGGTCATGGCACGCGACGCCTTCCGTGACGTGGGCGCCCAGCTGCAAGAGCGGCGACGCCTCGACCTGGTGTACAACTTTGGCAGCCATCTCACCGATCAGTATCGGCCTA ATACTGACCCAGCCCTGGCGGATGTGGAGTTAGCCCGGCACCTGCAGCGCAACCAGGCGCTGGGTGTGCAGCGCTTGGAGGAGGTGATTGCTCAGTTCGCTCAGCTGCAGGACAAGAgcgaggagcagcagcagcaggggggCAGAGGGACCCAGTCCAGCAGAGCCGCGGAGGGGGAGCCGGCCTCCCCAAAGGAGTCCGTCTCGGGCACAGCCGCCAGAGAG GACAGCGGCACAGGCCCCAAGGAGAGCAGTAAGAAGGGGGCACcgtgggaagaagaggaggaggaggaggaagaagaggaggaggaggaagaagaggaagactcGGACTCGGAGTCCGACCTAGAGGCAGAGCTGGCCCACTGCCTGGatggtggagaggaggaagaggaggaagaggaggaggaggcagctccAG gtaagGGCCCCCCTGCTCTGGACGCAGAGGCCGACCAGCAGATGGAGGTGCCCGAGGTGGTCCTGttctctgaggaggaggaggagggtctcCTGCCCTCTTGGGAGTCTCAGCAGCTGCTCTTGCAGatgaagcaggaggaggaggaagggggggaggccaGCCCAGCCCCCTCTCCTGGGGGGCAGCAGGACTCGGCCCCCAGGGCCGCCAAGCGCAGCCAGTCGCTGGAGAACGGGGAGCTCAACGGGCAGCAGCCGGCCAGCAAGAGGAGCCGTGCTTGGGGGCAGCCCCCCATTTGCAACAG CATCAGCAGCACCACCCCCTCCTCCGCCAGGGAGGGGGGCTGCATCAAGGTGCCCAGCTCTGGCtccgaggggggggaggaggaggaggaggagtggccGCCCCCCCAGAGCCCGGCCCCCATGGCCGACTCCACCCGCCCGGACTCCCCCGGATTCGGCCTGGTCTCCAGCAGCCAGGGCAGCCCCAGGACCCCGGCCCCAcggcggcagcagcggcagcagcggtCCAAGCAGCCGCCGGAGGACCCCCTCACCAGG aCCAGCGTGGCCACCCAGTGCGACCCGGAGGAGATCATCGTCCTCTCCGACTCGGAGTAG
- the TAPBP gene encoding tapasin yields MPDASFAAARRQRSPLRFPLLLLLLGASLGASSPPSAAKLGCWFVEEARGGRGAGSVMPSDLSQRRALLLLPPPGQRLSEAALEPELPAEVEPGLAFQLLDPAGTLWSGKEAGAHPRWAASALPGPGEPEVACEINPYHPREAHVPWAVGLVGQKGCPRSLEGRWVIATVQNPQVDFGVSSILHQEGPLPGKPEASRVTMATAVLSVFTRTPHLESRLGQDVLLDCGFSAPPMAFSVEWRHQHGGAGQVILAYDGATQHMAVSEEGARLFLDPGSSNVSLQLQGAQVRHEGTYICSVYLPHLQAQQAVELKIVQPPKVTLRPVPLPVPLNTHTDLACEIAGYYPQSVSVAWKWHTPSAPHKVLLETWESGHRQAPDGTYSFTSFARLPAAQQGDQGGSYSCHVSHAGLGPAGLQKTLKLKVAGSSAPSVEDVIGLFLVTFALLGFLQVLSRRVFGETVTAEPSSQNPPPPEALRPAASAPKEGQGDGKRQPSAQGSSSPGPTPK; encoded by the exons ATGCCCGACGCCTCCTTCGCGGCCGCCCGCCGCCAGCGGAGCCCCCTccgcttccctctcctcctcctcctgctgg GTGCGTCCCTGGGCGCCTCCTCGCCGCCGTCCGCGGCCAAGCTGGGCTGCTGGTTCGTGGAGGAGGCGCGTGGTGGGCGCGGGGCCGGCTCGGTTATGCCCAGCGACCTGAGCCAGCGCCGCGCTCTGCTCCTCCTGCCGCCGCCCGGCCAGCGCCTCTCCGAAGCCGCCCTGGAGCCCGAGCTGCCCGCCGAGGTGGAGCCCGGCCTGGCCTTCCAGCTGCTGG ACCCCGCCGGGACCCTCTGGAGCGGCAAGGAGGCTGGCGCCCATCCCCGCTGGGCGGCCTCAGCTCTGCCCGGCCCCGGAGAGCCGGAGGTGGCCTGCGAGATCAACCCCTACCACCCGCGGGAGGCGCACGTGCCCTGGGCGGTGGGCCTGGTGGGGCAGAAGGGCTGCCCGCGCTCCCTGGAGGGCCGCTGGGTCATCGCCACCGTCCAGAACCCCCAGGTGGACTTCGGGGTCAGCAGCATTCTGCACCAGGAGGGGCCGTTGCCCGGGAAACCGGAGGCCAGCAGGGTCACCATGGCAACAG CCGTCCTCTCGGTCTTCACCCGGACGCCCCACCTGGAGTCCCGCCTGGGGCAGGATGTCCTGCTGGACTGTGGCTTCTCGGCTCCGCCCATGGCCTTCTCGGTCGAGTGGCGCCACCAGCACGGCGGAGCCGGACAGGTGATCCTGGCCTACGACGGAGCGACCCAACACATGGCGGTGTCTGAGGAGGGCGCCCGCCTCTTCCTGGACCCCGGGAGCAGCAACGTCTCCCTGCAGCTACAGGGCGCTCAGGTGCGGCACGAGGGCACCTACATCTGCTCCGTCTACCTGCCCCACCTGCAGGCCCAGCAGGCCGTGGAGCTCAAGATCGTGC AGCCGCCTAAGGTCACCCTCCGCCCGGTCCCCCTCCCGGTGCCCCTCAACACCCACACGGACCTCGCCTGCGAGATCGCCGGCTATTACCCCCAGAGCGTCTCCGTGGCCTGGAAGTGGCACACTCCCAGCGCGCCCCACAAGGTCCTCCTGGAAACGTGGGAATCGGGACACCGACAGGCGCCGGATGGCACCTACAGCTTCACCAGCTTTGCCCGCCTCCCAGCTGCCCAACAGGGGGACCAAGGGGGCTCGTACAGCTGCCACGTGAGTCACGCGGGGCTGGGGCCGGCAGGGCTCCAGAAGACCCTGAAGCTGAAAGTGGCAG GCTCCTCGGCCCCCTCCGTGGAGGACGTGATCGGCCTCTTCCTGGTGACCTTTGCCCTCCTGGGCTTCCTGCAGGTGCTTTCCCGGAGAG TCTTTGGGGAGACGGTGACGGCAGAGCCAAGCAGCCAGAATCCTCCTCCGCCTGAAGCCTTGCGGCCGGCTGCTTCTGCCCCCAAGGAGGGCCAGGGGGACGGCAAGCGGCAGCCCTCTGCACAGGGGTCCTCGTCGCCAGGCCCCACTCCGAAGTGA